A region from the Variovorax paradoxus genome encodes:
- a CDS encoding PqiC family protein produces the protein MKDKKKLFPLAAAAALAILAGCASKPDNYYTLASPVAAADAAPSTLGSAAPLYIELAPVAVPERLARPQMVVGRPNGSVQVDVFEQHRWAASFESELQDALASGIAARLGALDVTKGGRQSSQPVWRIAVQVRQFDAVDGGRVDAGFNWTLRRSDEPRTMACQLNVGEAVAGGGIDAVAQGAQRVTAAAATAIARSVNAARANPAATACPL, from the coding sequence ATGAAGGACAAGAAAAAGCTGTTTCCGCTTGCTGCCGCTGCAGCGCTGGCGATCCTCGCAGGCTGCGCGAGCAAGCCCGACAACTACTACACGCTGGCCAGCCCGGTGGCGGCTGCGGACGCGGCCCCATCGACCCTCGGTTCGGCCGCGCCGCTCTACATCGAGCTGGCGCCGGTGGCGGTGCCCGAACGGCTCGCGCGGCCGCAGATGGTGGTGGGCCGGCCGAACGGCAGCGTGCAGGTGGATGTGTTCGAGCAGCACCGCTGGGCCGCGTCGTTCGAGAGCGAGCTGCAGGATGCGCTGGCCAGCGGCATCGCGGCGCGGCTCGGCGCGCTCGATGTCACCAAGGGCGGCCGGCAGTCTTCGCAGCCCGTCTGGCGCATCGCAGTGCAGGTGCGCCAGTTCGACGCGGTCGATGGAGGCCGGGTGGACGCGGGCTTCAACTGGACGCTGCGGCGCTCCGACGAGCCTCGCACCATGGCATGCCAGTTGAACGTGGGCGAAGCGGTGGCGGGCGGCGGCATCGATGCGGTGGCGCAGGGCGCGCAGCGCGTCACTGCCGCGGCGGCCACGGCCATTGCGCGCAGCGTGAATGCGGCGCGGGCGAATCCGGCGGCGACCGCGTGTCCGCTCTGA
- a CDS encoding PqiB family protein → MSDDEARPNNDPSPPPGLPAPRVVRRREWLPSLIWLIPIVAALVGVMLVVRILMQRGPEIVLTFNTAEGLEANKTAVKYKDVQIGTVQSLRLARDRSHVRVTVQLSKEAESFTAEDSRFWVVRPRLDTSGISGLGTLLSGAYIGADAGVSKETASEFKGLEVPPIVTRDASGQQFLLRATDVGSLDVGSPVYFRRIKVGQVAAYELDGDGRGVTLRIFVNAPYDKFVGVNTRFWQASGIDAQLSASGFTLRTQSLATILLGGIAFQAPDDAMGPLAKENTAFTLAQDETAAMKEPDGPSQTLLMYFNQSLRGLAPGAPVDFRGVVIGEVKSIGVEFDRAEREFRMPVLVQVYPDRLRRRAGESGVESRATQQERLRFLAEKGLRAQLRNGNLLTGQVYVALDFFPKAPPARIDMAKSPIELPTIANSLDEIQSQVQEIASKLNKVPYEQIAADLRTTLASLNKTLASTEQAVTRINTDLTPELAAAMKDVRKTVNSAERTLADDSPLQQDMRQTLRELTRAAGSVRVLTDYLERHPESLLRGKPDDKK, encoded by the coding sequence ATGAGTGACGACGAAGCCAGACCTAACAACGATCCATCGCCCCCGCCCGGGCTTCCTGCGCCGCGCGTGGTGCGCCGGCGCGAATGGCTGCCCTCGCTGATCTGGCTGATACCCATCGTTGCCGCGCTGGTCGGCGTGATGCTGGTGGTCAGAATCCTGATGCAGCGCGGGCCCGAGATCGTGCTTACCTTCAACACGGCCGAGGGCCTGGAGGCCAACAAGACAGCCGTCAAGTACAAGGACGTGCAGATCGGCACGGTGCAGAGCCTGCGGCTCGCGCGCGACCGCTCGCACGTGCGCGTGACCGTGCAGCTCAGCAAGGAGGCCGAGAGCTTCACCGCCGAGGATTCGCGCTTCTGGGTGGTGCGGCCGCGGCTCGACACCTCCGGCATCTCGGGCCTGGGCACCTTGCTGTCGGGCGCCTACATCGGCGCCGATGCGGGCGTGTCGAAGGAAACCGCGAGCGAGTTCAAGGGACTGGAGGTGCCGCCGATCGTCACGCGCGATGCCTCGGGCCAGCAGTTCCTGCTGCGCGCCACCGACGTGGGGTCGCTCGACGTGGGCTCGCCGGTGTATTTCCGGCGCATCAAGGTCGGCCAGGTGGCGGCCTATGAGCTCGACGGCGACGGCCGCGGCGTGACGCTGCGCATCTTCGTCAATGCGCCCTACGACAAGTTCGTGGGCGTCAACACGCGCTTCTGGCAGGCCAGCGGCATCGATGCGCAGCTCAGCGCCAGCGGCTTCACGCTGCGCACGCAGTCGCTCGCCACCATCCTGCTCGGCGGCATCGCGTTCCAGGCGCCCGACGACGCCATGGGTCCGCTGGCCAAGGAGAACACGGCCTTCACGCTCGCGCAGGACGAAACCGCGGCCATGAAGGAGCCCGACGGTCCTTCGCAGACGCTGCTGATGTACTTCAACCAGTCGCTGCGCGGCCTGGCGCCGGGTGCGCCGGTCGATTTCCGCGGCGTGGTGATCGGCGAGGTCAAGTCGATCGGCGTGGAGTTCGACCGCGCCGAGCGCGAGTTCCGCATGCCGGTGCTGGTGCAGGTCTACCCGGACCGGCTGCGCCGCCGCGCGGGCGAAAGCGGCGTGGAGTCGCGTGCCACCCAGCAGGAGCGGCTGCGCTTCCTGGCCGAGAAGGGCCTGCGTGCGCAGCTGCGCAACGGCAACCTGCTGACCGGGCAGGTGTACGTGGCGCTCGACTTCTTTCCCAAGGCGCCGCCGGCCAGGATCGACATGGCGAAGAGCCCGATCGAGCTGCCCACCATCGCCAACAGCCTCGACGAGATCCAGTCGCAGGTGCAGGAGATCGCAAGCAAGCTCAACAAGGTGCCCTACGAGCAGATTGCGGCCGACCTGCGCACCACGCTGGCCTCGCTCAACAAGACGCTGGCCAGCACCGAGCAGGCGGTCACCCGCATCAACACCGACCTGACGCCCGAACTGGCCGCCGCCATGAAGGACGTGCGCAAGACCGTCAACAGCGCCGAGCGCACGCTGGCCGACGATTCGCCGCTGCAGCAGGACATGCGCCAGACGCTGCGCGAACTCACGCGTGCCGCGGGCTCGGTGCGCGTGCTGACCGACTACCTCGAGCGGCACCCCGAATCGCTCTTGCGCGGCAAACCGGACGACAAGAAATGA
- a CDS encoding paraquat-inducible protein A has translation MSAGEFHALDDGEAPVATASALGLVACPHCDAVWRDAAEGEPCGRCGTHLHTRKPYSLDRTWAFLIAACIMYIPANLLPVMITRTLFGAQYDTILSGVIYFWVSGAYGLAAIIFIASFLVPLFKLTVLILLAWLAQRGSSWRRPERAKLYHIIEIIGRWSMLDVFVVSLLTGLVQIQGFAVINAGVGIAAFGSVVVLTMLASLSFDPRLTWDSRQQQQAEQEGREPARDNREQKPA, from the coding sequence GTGAGCGCAGGCGAGTTCCACGCGCTGGACGACGGCGAAGCGCCGGTGGCAACCGCCAGCGCGCTGGGCCTCGTGGCCTGCCCGCATTGCGATGCCGTCTGGCGCGACGCCGCCGAGGGCGAGCCGTGCGGGCGCTGCGGCACGCACCTGCACACGCGCAAGCCCTACAGCCTGGACCGCACCTGGGCCTTCCTGATCGCGGCCTGCATCATGTACATCCCGGCCAACCTGCTGCCGGTGATGATCACGCGCACGTTGTTCGGCGCGCAGTACGACACCATCCTGAGCGGCGTCATCTATTTCTGGGTCTCGGGCGCCTACGGGCTCGCGGCGATCATCTTCATTGCGAGCTTCCTGGTGCCGCTGTTCAAGCTCACGGTGCTGATCCTGCTTGCATGGCTGGCGCAGCGCGGCAGCAGCTGGCGCCGGCCCGAGCGGGCCAAGCTCTATCACATCATCGAGATCATCGGCCGCTGGTCGATGCTCGATGTGTTCGTGGTGTCGCTGCTTACCGGGCTGGTGCAGATCCAGGGCTTTGCGGTCATCAACGCGGGCGTGGGCATTGCGGCCTTCGGGTCGGTGGTGGTGCTGACGATGCTGGCCTCGCTGAGCTTCGACCCCAGGCTCACCTGGGACAGCAGGCAGCAGCAGCAAGCCGAACAGGAAGGCCGGGAACCGGCACGCGACAACAGGGAACAGAAGCCAGCATGA
- a CDS encoding paraquat-inducible protein A, which translates to MTEVPGTVVCPGCDAVFSRAPLKPREESHCARCGTELYRHPGDQQRRILPLTVASLIMFAIANLFPIVEMELQGLRSQTTLAGAVLVLSREGMSVVALLVLATTLLFPLMQLCILAYLLVPLRRERRPAGFAVLVRAMQMLRPWGMIEVFLLGVLVAIVKLSSMASVVAGPALWAFVALTVMLTAVLSFNPNAFWEMTFRPPGEPDREAA; encoded by the coding sequence ATGACGGAAGTACCTGGAACCGTGGTTTGCCCGGGCTGCGATGCGGTCTTCAGCCGCGCGCCCCTGAAGCCGCGCGAGGAGTCGCACTGCGCGCGCTGCGGCACCGAGCTCTACCGCCACCCGGGCGACCAGCAGCGCCGCATCCTGCCGCTGACGGTGGCGTCGCTGATCATGTTCGCCATTGCCAACCTGTTCCCGATCGTGGAGATGGAGCTCCAGGGCCTGCGCAGCCAGACCACGCTGGCCGGCGCGGTGCTGGTGCTGAGCCGGGAGGGCATGTCGGTAGTGGCGCTGCTGGTGCTGGCCACGACGCTGCTCTTTCCGCTGATGCAGCTGTGCATCCTGGCCTATCTGCTGGTGCCGCTGCGCCGCGAGCGCCGGCCGGCCGGCTTTGCCGTTCTGGTGCGCGCCATGCAGATGCTGCGGCCCTGGGGAATGATCGAGGTGTTCCTGCTCGGCGTGCTGGTGGCGATCGTCAAGCTGTCGAGCATGGCGAGCGTGGTGGCGGGGCCGGCGCTCTGGGCCTTCGTGGCGCTCACGGTGATGCTTACCGCCGTGCTCTCGTTCAATCCCAATGCCTTCTGGGAAATGACCTTTCGTCCGCCCGGCGAGCCCGACAGGGAGGCTGCGTGA
- a CDS encoding MFS transporter, which produces MEAAASVDSKAAQPIDGLDQPARQRAMLVIILGIMVAVLDGTIVNLALPGIARELQASPSHAIWVVNAYQIATLVMLLPLASLGDLVGYRRVYLVGMAVFTLSSIGATFADSLATLIAARTFQGLGAAGIMSVNAALVRLTFPSALLGRGMAINSMVVATSSVAGPSVAAAILSVASWPWLFAINVPLGAITLALGLRALPFNRVAPAAGLRFSPIDVALNVLMFSLVFLGVDRLGVREGSAGGGSAWLILLAGVAVGFVYLRRQRTLAVPLFPIDLLRIPVFALSMGTSVAAFCAQMLAYIALPFLLLEVYGRSHIEAGLLITAWPLAIVAMAPIAGRLIGRYPDGLLGGIGLGLLAIGLALLAALPAHPGNADIAWRMALCGLGFGLFQSPNNHTIVTSPPAHRSGAASGMLGTARLTGQTLGAVVLAGVFSIWSPHGGHGPMVALVLAACCAGLAAVFSSLRLKTTGHGG; this is translated from the coding sequence ATGGAAGCCGCGGCATCCGTGGACAGCAAGGCCGCGCAGCCCATCGACGGGCTGGACCAGCCCGCGCGCCAGCGCGCGATGCTGGTGATCATTCTCGGCATCATGGTGGCCGTGCTCGACGGCACCATCGTCAACCTGGCGTTGCCGGGCATTGCGCGCGAACTGCAGGCCAGCCCGTCGCATGCCATCTGGGTGGTGAACGCCTACCAGATCGCCACGCTGGTCATGCTGCTGCCGCTCGCGTCGCTGGGCGACCTGGTCGGCTACCGGCGGGTCTACCTGGTGGGCATGGCGGTGTTCACGCTGTCATCGATCGGCGCCACCTTTGCCGATTCGCTGGCCACGCTGATTGCCGCGCGCACCTTCCAGGGCTTGGGCGCGGCCGGCATCATGAGCGTGAACGCGGCGCTGGTGCGGCTGACCTTTCCCTCGGCGCTGCTGGGGCGCGGCATGGCGATCAACTCGATGGTGGTGGCCACGTCCTCCGTCGCCGGACCCTCGGTGGCCGCCGCCATTCTTTCGGTGGCCTCGTGGCCGTGGCTGTTTGCCATCAACGTGCCGCTGGGCGCCATCACGCTGGCGCTGGGCCTGCGGGCGCTGCCGTTCAACCGTGTGGCACCGGCGGCCGGCCTGCGCTTCTCGCCGATCGACGTGGCGCTGAACGTGCTGATGTTCTCGCTGGTGTTCTTGGGCGTCGACCGCCTGGGCGTGCGCGAGGGCAGTGCGGGCGGCGGCTCGGCCTGGCTCATCCTGCTGGCCGGCGTGGCGGTGGGCTTCGTCTATCTCCGGCGGCAGCGCACGCTGGCGGTGCCGCTGTTTCCGATCGACCTGCTGCGCATTCCGGTGTTCGCGCTTTCCATGGGCACGTCGGTGGCCGCGTTCTGCGCGCAGATGCTGGCCTACATCGCGCTGCCGTTCCTGCTGCTCGAGGTGTACGGCCGCAGCCACATCGAGGCCGGGCTGCTCATCACCGCCTGGCCGCTGGCCATCGTGGCCATGGCGCCGATCGCGGGCCGGCTGATCGGGCGCTACCCGGACGGGCTGCTCGGCGGCATCGGGCTGGGCCTGCTCGCCATCGGCCTGGCGCTCTTGGCGGCGCTGCCGGCGCATCCGGGCAATGCCGACATCGCGTGGCGCATGGCACTGTGCGGGCTGGGCTTCGGCCTGTTCCAGTCGCCCAACAACCACACCATCGTGACTTCGCCGCCCGCGCACCGCAGCGGCGCGGCCAGCGGCATGCTGGGCACGGCGCGGCTCACGGGGCAGACGCTGGGCGCGGTGGTGCTGGCCGGCGTGTTCAGCATCTGGAGCCCGCATGGCGGCCACGGGCCGATGGTGGCGCTGGTGCTGGCGGCCTGCTGCGCGGGGCTGGCGGCGGTCTTCAGCAGCCTGCGGCTGAAGACGACAGGGCACGGTGGCTGA
- a CDS encoding multidrug effflux MFS transporter: MALLLGLLSAIGPFAIDMYLPALPAIGQTLRADIGAVQMSLTAFFLSLGAGQLLYGPVSDMVGRKPPLYAGLVLFALASVGCALATDIHTLIALRFVQGLGAAAGMAIPRAVVRDLHTGTDAARLMSLLILVFSVSPILAPLVGSAVIAVAGWRGVFWAVTIAAVAGLAMMVTQLRETRPPSERVESSLGSALSAYWVLLRDWHYLGLVFIGGFAMAGFFTYLANSSFVMIDHYGLSPALYSVAFGVNAAAFIGASQLTGSLGERFGLVGLVKFGVVASGIAMLAMFAYFAAGGDSLWVLIVLYFIASGFMGLVIPTTGVLALEMHGAIAGTASALLGTLQMLTGALAMAVVGLFTDGRPLPMVTGMAGGALIALVLTWLTLGSVRSEPTRRTQQA; the protein is encoded by the coding sequence ATGGCCCTGCTGCTGGGCCTGCTCTCCGCCATCGGCCCCTTCGCCATCGACATGTACCTGCCGGCGCTGCCGGCCATCGGCCAGACGCTGCGGGCCGACATCGGCGCGGTGCAGATGAGCCTCACGGCGTTCTTCCTTTCGCTGGGCGCGGGGCAGCTGCTGTACGGGCCGGTCTCGGACATGGTCGGGCGCAAGCCGCCGCTCTATGCCGGGCTGGTGCTGTTCGCGCTTGCAAGCGTGGGCTGCGCGCTGGCCACCGACATCCACACGCTGATCGCGCTGCGCTTCGTGCAGGGCCTGGGCGCGGCGGCCGGCATGGCGATTCCGCGCGCGGTGGTGCGCGACCTGCACACCGGCACCGATGCCGCGCGGCTCATGTCGCTCCTGATCCTGGTGTTCAGCGTGTCGCCGATCCTTGCGCCGCTGGTGGGCAGCGCCGTGATCGCGGTGGCGGGCTGGCGCGGCGTGTTCTGGGCCGTGACCATCGCCGCGGTGGCGGGCCTCGCGATGATGGTCACGCAGCTGCGCGAAACGCGGCCGCCCTCGGAGCGCGTCGAGAGCAGCCTCGGCAGCGCCTTGTCGGCCTACTGGGTGCTGCTGCGCGACTGGCACTACCTCGGGCTGGTCTTCATCGGCGGCTTCGCGATGGCGGGCTTCTTCACCTACCTGGCGAATTCTTCGTTCGTGATGATCGACCACTACGGCCTGTCGCCCGCGCTGTACAGCGTGGCCTTCGGCGTGAACGCGGCGGCCTTCATCGGCGCCTCGCAGCTCACGGGCTCGCTGGGCGAGCGCTTCGGGCTGGTGGGCCTGGTCAAGTTCGGCGTGGTGGCCTCGGGCATTGCGATGCTCGCCATGTTCGCGTACTTCGCGGCGGGCGGCGACAGCCTCTGGGTGTTGATCGTGCTGTACTTCATTGCCTCCGGTTTCATGGGCCTGGTGATTCCGACCACCGGCGTGCTGGCGCTGGAAATGCACGGCGCCATTGCGGGCACCGCTTCGGCGCTGCTCGGCACGCTGCAGATGCTGACCGGCGCACTGGCGATGGCGGTGGTCGGCCTCTTCACCGACGGCCGTCCGCTGCCGATGGTGACCGGCATGGCCGGCGGCGCGCTGATCGCGCTGGTGCTGACCTGGCTCACGCTGGGCAGCGTGCGGTCCGAGCCCACGCGCAGGACGCAGCAGGCGTGA
- a CDS encoding M48 family metallopeptidase gives MALARTIHADLFRVFLLTLVSLFAIPAATLVFTEYALRSEDAEFLQAIETRIASDTRLSAADKAQATEFYRSHPLSKACSATAPEDKNFHDKVCSPYSMHWQFHWADRAAIWTLVLGAALLAAALVLGALAFANRGLRYASFVAGWRLMTVSSAAEVALQSAMLVWLSFWLTAYFWQSYYVKLIIIAGIAAAVAVFYAIYTLFKQLPFGNEIEGEVVAEADAPRLWERIRQLAARVKTAPPDQIVAGIDTNFFVTEAPCEVGGRTLQGRTLFVSIPLLRVLDQSEADAVLAHELAHLGGGDTRSSAALGPKLLQFDQYTWKMRDGGLSIVAHYLLRLYRMIFAFALARDSREREYKADRVAASLTAPGAIVQSLIKISAYASYRNDVERKLFAQDRQHDGALGIAGFVAAGLPPYANSDAFVESMKTADVPHPYDSHPPLLERMRNVGHHVPESAYGAIVATAPEASWADDIETAAAIEQRLWSDYEQRFVQNHELSLAYRYEPATEEERAVVLRHFPPVAFALKNGESIEVSHAGLRQSVDGGSTIAWDEVKDLTFHDNTFGDLLVVTHHDKGMLGARTTKVKVGGLGKQKENFKGAVGRYWQRHQFMRAQQQQQQQASPQP, from the coding sequence ATGGCCCTCGCCCGAACGATCCATGCCGACCTCTTTCGCGTCTTTCTTTTGACCCTGGTGTCGCTCTTCGCGATTCCGGCGGCGACGCTGGTCTTCACCGAATACGCACTGCGTTCGGAGGACGCCGAATTCCTGCAGGCGATCGAGACGCGCATCGCTTCGGACACCCGCCTGTCCGCGGCCGACAAGGCACAGGCCACCGAGTTCTATCGCAGCCATCCGCTCTCCAAGGCCTGCAGCGCGACCGCGCCCGAGGACAAGAATTTCCACGACAAGGTGTGCAGCCCCTACTCGATGCACTGGCAGTTCCACTGGGCCGACCGTGCCGCCATCTGGACACTGGTGCTCGGCGCGGCGCTGCTCGCCGCGGCGCTGGTGCTGGGCGCACTGGCCTTTGCCAACCGCGGCCTGCGCTATGCGAGCTTCGTCGCGGGCTGGCGGCTCATGACGGTGTCGAGCGCGGCCGAGGTCGCGCTGCAGAGCGCGATGCTGGTGTGGCTGTCGTTCTGGCTCACGGCTTACTTCTGGCAGAGCTACTACGTCAAGCTGATCATCATCGCGGGCATTGCGGCCGCGGTGGCCGTGTTCTATGCGATCTACACGCTGTTCAAGCAGTTGCCCTTCGGCAACGAGATCGAAGGCGAAGTGGTCGCCGAGGCCGACGCACCGCGCCTGTGGGAACGCATCCGCCAGCTGGCCGCCCGCGTGAAGACCGCGCCGCCCGACCAGATCGTGGCCGGTATCGACACCAACTTCTTCGTCACCGAAGCGCCCTGCGAGGTGGGCGGACGCACGCTGCAAGGCCGCACGCTGTTCGTGAGCATTCCGCTGCTGCGCGTGCTCGACCAGTCCGAGGCCGATGCGGTGTTGGCGCACGAACTGGCCCACCTGGGCGGTGGCGACACCCGCAGCAGCGCTGCGCTCGGCCCCAAGCTGCTGCAGTTCGACCAGTACACCTGGAAGATGCGCGACGGCGGCCTGAGCATCGTGGCGCACTACCTGCTGCGCCTCTATCGCATGATCTTTGCGTTTGCACTGGCGCGCGACAGCCGGGAGCGCGAATACAAGGCCGACCGCGTTGCCGCGAGCCTCACCGCGCCGGGCGCCATCGTGCAGTCGCTCATCAAGATTTCGGCCTACGCCAGCTACCGCAACGACGTCGAACGCAAGCTCTTTGCGCAGGACCGCCAGCACGACGGCGCGCTCGGCATCGCCGGCTTCGTGGCCGCCGGCCTGCCGCCCTATGCCAACTCCGACGCATTCGTCGAAAGCATGAAGACCGCCGATGTACCGCATCCCTACGACAGCCATCCGCCGCTGCTCGAACGCATGCGCAACGTCGGCCACCACGTGCCCGAAAGCGCCTACGGCGCCATCGTCGCGACCGCGCCAGAGGCCTCGTGGGCCGACGACATCGAGACCGCCGCCGCCATCGAGCAGCGCCTGTGGAGCGACTACGAGCAGCGCTTCGTCCAGAACCACGAACTGAGCCTCGCCTACCGCTACGAGCCGGCCACCGAGGAAGAGCGCGCCGTGGTGCTGCGCCACTTTCCGCCGGTCGCGTTCGCGCTGAAGAACGGCGAGAGCATCGAGGTGAGCCATGCGGGCCTGCGCCAGAGCGTCGATGGCGGCTCGACGATCGCATGGGACGAGGTCAAGGACCTGACGTTCCACGACAACACCTTTGGCGACTTGTTGGTCGTCACGCACCACGACAAGGGCATGCTCGGTGCGCGCACCACCAAGGTCAAGGTGGGCGGCCTGGGCAAGCAGAAGGAGAACTTCAAGGGCGCGGTCGGCCGCTACTGGCAGCGGCACCAGTTCATGAGGGCGCAGCAGCAGCAGCAACAACAGGCATCGCCACAGCCCTGA
- a CDS encoding pyridoxamine 5'-phosphate oxidase family protein, with product MTHAIDTIEQLEALFGQAGETSLKKEVPWLHPSYQALIAASPFAVLATAGPGGLDASPRGDPPGFVAVQDEKTLLLPERRGNNRIDSLRNIVADPRVALLFLIPGVGETLRVNGRARITTEPELMARFAMEGKLPQCVIEIRVESVFFQCARAIQRSKLWAPLPAQMRREVPTPGAILSALTDAAFDGEVYDRELPARQRSTLY from the coding sequence ATGACCCATGCCATCGACACCATCGAGCAACTCGAAGCGCTGTTCGGCCAAGCCGGCGAGACCTCGCTCAAGAAGGAGGTGCCCTGGCTGCACCCGAGCTACCAGGCGCTGATTGCCGCTTCGCCCTTTGCCGTGCTGGCCACCGCCGGACCCGGCGGCCTCGACGCCTCCCCGCGTGGCGACCCGCCCGGTTTCGTGGCGGTGCAGGACGAGAAGACGCTGCTGCTGCCCGAGCGCCGCGGCAACAACCGCATCGACAGCCTGCGCAACATCGTGGCCGATCCGCGCGTGGCGCTGCTGTTCCTGATTCCCGGCGTGGGCGAAACCTTGCGCGTGAACGGCAGGGCGCGCATCACGACCGAGCCTGAACTCATGGCGCGCTTCGCGATGGAGGGCAAGCTGCCGCAGTGCGTGATCGAGATCCGCGTGGAGTCCGTTTTCTTCCAGTGCGCGCGCGCCATCCAGCGCTCGAAGCTGTGGGCGCCGCTGCCGGCGCAGATGCGGCGCGAGGTGCCTACGCCCGGCGCCATCCTGTCGGCGCTGACCGATGCCGCCTTCGACGGAGAGGTCTACGACCGCGAGCTGCCGGCGCGGCAGCGTTCTACCTTGTATTGA
- a CDS encoding MFS transporter, translating into MLRTTPAPALAATDLNSRHAAIALGLSLPADVVLYLLLPMYAGQFGVTLAEAGMLLAANRLVRIAGYGAVARFYARNGDRLTCTIAVVAAAFCGLGYATLSGFWALLPLRLVWGLCFAALNLSTQSLATAELLGAARRSGRSRALIAIGPVLALPLGALLALWAGPRIIFGILAVFSLVAVLVTRRLPAVPHGAGPRRARRFKRPNSLDAWSFMEGLTLDGLFIIGLSYLGKDLMPGGAVVMAGSLMALRYLAEILLSPVGGHLAERFGAERLLVSLSLVTAMALVGFGLGWLWSCAASIVVLRALQLPLLPPIVARRTPGPERMHALAARAVWRDIGAGIGPLLAGLLLPVVASSWLYGICALLLAAAALACGRNPSTPADTKQGATP; encoded by the coding sequence ATGCTTCGCACCACGCCCGCTCCGGCTCTCGCTGCCACCGACCTGAACTCCCGCCACGCAGCCATTGCGCTCGGGCTTTCGCTGCCGGCCGACGTGGTGCTCTACCTGTTGCTACCGATGTACGCCGGGCAGTTCGGCGTGACGCTGGCGGAGGCCGGCATGCTGCTCGCGGCCAATCGGCTCGTGCGCATCGCGGGCTACGGCGCGGTGGCGCGCTTCTATGCGCGCAACGGCGACCGGCTCACCTGCACCATCGCCGTGGTGGCGGCCGCGTTCTGCGGGCTCGGCTACGCCACGCTCTCGGGCTTCTGGGCGCTGCTGCCGCTGCGGCTCGTGTGGGGCCTGTGTTTTGCCGCGCTCAATCTGTCAACGCAGTCGCTGGCCACGGCCGAGCTGCTTGGTGCGGCACGCCGCAGCGGGCGTTCGCGTGCGCTCATCGCGATCGGGCCGGTGCTGGCGCTGCCGCTGGGCGCGCTGCTGGCGCTGTGGGCCGGTCCGCGCATCATCTTCGGCATTCTTGCCGTGTTCTCGCTGGTGGCGGTGCTGGTCACGCGGCGCTTGCCTGCGGTGCCGCATGGCGCCGGGCCACGACGCGCGCGCCGCTTCAAGCGGCCCAACAGCCTCGATGCCTGGTCGTTCATGGAAGGGCTGACGCTCGACGGGCTCTTCATCATCGGCCTGTCCTATCTGGGCAAGGACCTGATGCCGGGCGGCGCGGTGGTCATGGCCGGTTCGCTGATGGCGCTGCGCTACCTGGCGGAAATCCTGCTGAGCCCGGTCGGCGGCCACCTGGCGGAGCGCTTCGGCGCCGAGCGGCTGCTGGTGAGTCTCTCGCTCGTGACGGCGATGGCGCTGGTCGGCTTCGGCCTGGGCTGGCTGTGGAGCTGCGCGGCATCGATCGTGGTCCTGCGCGCCTTGCAGCTGCCCTTGCTGCCGCCCATCGTGGCGCGCCGCACGCCGGGGCCGGAGCGCATGCACGCGCTGGCTGCGCGCGCGGTATGGCGCGACATCGGCGCCGGCATCGGGCCGCTGCTGGCCGGGCTCCTGCTGCCGGTCGTAGCATCGTCGTGGCTCTACGGCATCTGCGCGCTGCTGCTGGCCGCGGCGGCACTGGCCTGCGGCAGAAACCCGTCAACCCCGGCAGACACAAAACAAGGAGCGACTCCATGA
- a CDS encoding LysR substrate-binding domain-containing protein has protein sequence MPLREPPLNAVRAFVAAARHQSFTRAAIELHVTHSAVSRQIKSLEECLGVALFERRIRQVALTAEGQQFFAEAGPAIAQIHAAARALQAQGPARAVRINVRPSFAVRWLIPRLPSFVERYPEIEPQVVTSTVMPEQAAGSFDIAVRRGLEGWPPSIEVRPFLEDEVLVVGAPTLFKAHPLSDLRALASHVQLSARTRKEDWDDWKKHVGAPRAKPAGRLLFDHLHFVLQAAVDGLGIALAPTSLVAHDLASGRLQSPLPSLRMALNRYYYGLAPDATPEAACVAQWFEEMMASDSQGAMTLAGP, from the coding sequence ATGCCGCTGCGAGAACCGCCCCTCAATGCCGTGCGCGCCTTCGTCGCCGCGGCCCGCCACCAGAGCTTCACGCGCGCGGCCATCGAGCTTCATGTGACGCACAGCGCGGTGAGCCGGCAGATCAAGAGCCTCGAAGAATGCCTGGGCGTCGCGCTGTTCGAGCGCCGCATCCGCCAGGTCGCCTTGACCGCGGAAGGACAGCAGTTCTTTGCCGAGGCAGGCCCGGCCATCGCGCAGATCCATGCGGCAGCGCGTGCGCTGCAGGCACAGGGGCCGGCCCGTGCCGTGAGGATCAACGTGCGGCCTTCCTTCGCGGTGCGGTGGCTCATTCCGCGGCTGCCGTCGTTCGTCGAGCGCTACCCCGAGATCGAACCGCAGGTGGTCACGAGCACGGTCATGCCCGAGCAGGCCGCGGGCAGCTTCGACATCGCGGTGCGCCGCGGGCTCGAGGGCTGGCCGCCTTCCATCGAGGTGCGCCCCTTCCTCGAAGACGAGGTGCTGGTGGTCGGCGCGCCGACGCTGTTCAAGGCGCATCCGCTTTCGGACCTGCGCGCGCTGGCCTCGCACGTGCAGCTGTCGGCCCGCACGCGCAAGGAAGACTGGGACGACTGGAAGAAGCATGTCGGCGCACCGCGTGCCAAGCCCGCGGGGCGGCTCCTGTTCGACCACCTGCACTTCGTGCTGCAGGCCGCGGTCGACGGGCTGGGCATCGCGCTGGCGCCGACCTCGCTGGTGGCGCACGACCTGGCCTCCGGCCGGCTGCAGTCGCCGCTCCCCTCGCTGCGCATGGCGCTGAACCGCTACTACTACGGTCTGGCGCCCGACGCCACACCCGAAGCCGCATGCGTCGCGCAATGGTTCGAGGAAATGATGGCCTCGGACTCGCAAGGCGCGATGACGCTCGCAGGTCCGTAA